In Saccharomyces eubayanus strain FM1318 chromosome VI, whole genome shotgun sequence, the DNA window TGCCACACGCTGTATTGAGTAATGTACTATACTTGTTCAAACGTACCCTTTTTAAAACCCTCCTGCTAGCATTTGCCGAATGGTCCCTAGTTATTTGCAAAACTTCTTCCCAAAGCGATTCGTCgtataattttttctgtaAGACTGTTTGTATAGCTCCATGACGCAAATCGAAatcgttttcaaaaaccTCAGAATTAGCTTCTATTTGCTTCAATATTTCGGGTGCGTTTTGCAATAGCAAGTTCTTGTATATGATCAAAGGTAAATGCATGGATTGTGAGGATATCGTCATATCAAAGATCTGGAAAAGTGTCTTGTGTAGGTTGGTGTCGCCGCTATCGATTGGCTTTAAATTATGTGCAAAGATTGTCAGTATGGACCCAATAGCGAAAAGCGGTTCATTCTTATCGAATTGGAAAGCGTTATAGAATTTCGGATCCGACTCCTTTATCAGTAATGAGATTAAGCTCAATTGTTCGAATGAAAAATCTAACGAGTTCATCATAAAATCTCTCAGATATAATAATGTAAACGCCTCAACACAGTAAAACAATTTATTAATGTTAATTTGTTCTCGCAACGAGAGAGACCCCCATTCCAACCCTTTCTCTTCAGTGACGTCCCAACTAAAGCACATAATGAAAACAGATACGATGTCATGGTAACCTTGGTAATAGTTCAGCGACGGGTACTTCCTTAATATGTCGGTAATTAACTCCACCAGCAACGCCTTCAACTGTACCTTCAACTTCTTGTTTGCTATCCCGCCAAAAGACCTCTCTGCATCCAGTGCCACCTGGCCTTCATCCTTATGTTTCTCTACCGGCAAAAAGTACTCCGTAGCATCATCGATATGCAACTGCGACGTTAACAATTCATACCAACAGTCTCTTCTGAGCGAATTGGACACAAAACCCAGCGGCCCCATGCCCATATGCCTCAACAAACGAAcatccttcttcttcaacaaccTCGATATGGCTTCCCCTTTTTGTTCGTCTGCCTTTTCAGTGCTTGAACTATCGAGCGATTGCAAATAGACGTCAACCCCTTCCTCTACCAACCGGTCCTTGACGTACCTATTGCGGCCAGCATTTAATAATGATCGTAGTGgcattgtatttttctaGGTGCTCTTCTGGATTATCTCATCtcttgttttatttttctatCTCTTCTCTGCCTTACTGCTGTAGATAATGTCCCCTTtccaaagaggaaaaatggaaaaatttcaacaaaagatcCCATAACAGGTTTTAGCACCGAACAGCCAAGGGAAAGGATGCAGAAATAACCGGTATAGAAGTCAACCCGACAAGAAAGTGTCCGCTAATACTCATGATCACATCTTTACGATTTCCCAAATGGGATCTGTGATTTGTCAAGATATGCAAGGCTTTAGACATCCAGTGGTCCACGCATGGGACTGcctgaagaaaatgggaAGAACCGGCCGCTTCAACGTGAAACAGCAGTGTTTCACTGCCGACTCCTGTGGGTTGTTTCGTCATGCTTGTGGGTGTTTAAAGCTTGTGCGTCGATGGTTTGCCTATTTATGTTTTTCAACCATGTATTTTTCCCAATTGGGTAATTACATGGTGAAACAtgtatgaaaaaaaattaagcTTTATTTGCATATTCTCGAGGATTCCTTTAGTTAGTGGAATACTATTTAAGAAGTCTTGCCAACACCTTGCTTGGTTTTGTAAGAAAAcagtttccttttccttccaCTTGATACCTAGCTTAAATTTTGGTTACTTGTTAAAAAATGCATCACTTATAACAAATATCCACGGAAAATAAATGTCTGGTACAGCTCCTTCGTTAAGCGATTTGTTTTATGACTCTACATACAATCCAGGCCAAAGCATCATTGACTACACTTCTATATACGGCAACGGTACCACTGTCACATTCGATGAATTGCAAGCTCTTGTGAATAGTACTGTTACTGAAGCTATCATGTTCGGTGTTAGATGCGGTGCGGCAGCCTTAACTTTGATTGTCATGTGGATGATATCGAGAAGTAAGAAAACTCCaatcttcatcatcaaccAGATTTCATTACTGTTGATCGTTTTGCATTCCGCCCTCTATTTCAAATACTTACTGTCCAATTACTCCTCCGTGACGTATGCCCTCACTGGGTTTTCCCAGTTCATAAGTAGAGGCGACGTCCATGTTTACGGCGCTACAAATATCATTCAAGTGCTGCTAGTCGCCTCCATTGAAGCATCGTTAGTGTTCCAGGTCAAAGTCATCTTCACGGGtgacaatttcaaaaagatagGTCTGGTGTTGACATCGATATCTTCCGCTCTGGGGCTTGCTACAGTGGTCATGTATTTTGTGAGTGCTATTAAAGGTATGATCGCG includes these proteins:
- the GYP8 gene encoding GTPase-activating protein GYP8, with the translated sequence MPLRSLLNAGRNRYVKDRLVEEGVDVYLQSLDSSSTEKADEQKGEAISRLLKKKDVRLLRHMGMGPLGFVSNSLRRDCWYELLTSQLHIDDATEYFLPVEKHKDEGQVALDAERSFGGIANKKLKVQLKALLVELITDILRKYPSLNYYQGYHDIVSVFIMCFSWDVTEEKGLEWGSLSLREQININKLFYCVEAFTLLYLRDFMMNSLDFSFEQLSLISLLIKESDPKFYNAFQFDKNEPLFAIGSILTIFAHNLKPIDSGDTNLHKTLFQIFDMTISSQSMHLPLIIYKNLLLQNAPEILKQIEANSEVFENDFDLRHGAIQTVLQKKLYDESLWEEVLQITRDHSANASRRVLKRVRLNKYSTLLNTACGNPSSFQMDAVVFYLDEQTKMNEQYKKNKHDGIATRSKTRALVQRLGHFLPPKYDKWGKISLLIGIVAILYQLRNTRSLSLVLSLRYMISTKLKDLSHVNMNLHNVNNVWMDPIKDILRFGRPNR